The following proteins are co-located in the Candidatus Competibacteraceae bacterium genome:
- a CDS encoding NAD(P)(+) transhydrogenase (Re/Si-specific) subunit beta, whose translation MGYLIETIYFLTAVVFIVGLKRMSHPTTARSGIVWAGYGMVLATLFSFAHPQIQAGPGNYVLMVIAIAVGGAIAWYGAKKVEMTAMPQMIAIYNGMGGGAAAAIAAVELLKNHGTEAVAPETHVLIMAVAGALIGAVAFSGSVVAFGKLQELKFFKDDAKFRFTGQQKVNAAIFGAAVILGLVIALNHSSSGLLISIFFLLALAFGAMMALPIGGADMPVVISLFNAFTGLAVALEGFVLGNSAMIIAGIIVGSSGTLLTLMMAKAMNRSVANVLFSNWAALASGEAQAVTGSLKAMEPPDAAIQMAYAAKVIIVPGYGMAVAQAQHKIWEMCKLLMERDVVVKFAIHPVAGRMPGHMNVLLAEAGVPYDLIFDMDEINEEFSTADVALVIGANDVVNPAARTDKASPIYGMPILNVDHAKNVQVIKRGKGVGFAGIENALFFADNTRMVYGDAQKVTAGLIQGIKDLG comes from the coding sequence ATGGGTTACCTGATTGAAACGATTTATTTCCTGACGGCGGTGGTGTTCATCGTCGGCCTCAAGCGGATGTCGCATCCGACCACCGCCCGGAGCGGTATCGTCTGGGCGGGCTATGGGATGGTGCTGGCAACGCTGTTCAGCTTTGCCCACCCGCAAATCCAGGCGGGACCGGGCAATTATGTCCTGATGGTCATCGCCATTGCCGTTGGCGGCGCCATCGCCTGGTATGGCGCCAAGAAAGTGGAAATGACCGCCATGCCGCAGATGATTGCCATTTACAATGGCATGGGCGGCGGCGCGGCGGCGGCGATTGCGGCGGTGGAACTACTGAAGAATCACGGCACTGAGGCGGTGGCTCCGGAAACCCATGTTCTGATCATGGCGGTGGCTGGCGCGCTGATCGGCGCGGTGGCCTTCTCCGGCTCGGTGGTGGCTTTCGGCAAGTTGCAGGAGCTCAAATTCTTCAAGGATGACGCCAAGTTTCGTTTCACTGGGCAGCAGAAGGTCAATGCGGCGATTTTCGGCGCGGCGGTCATACTCGGTTTGGTGATTGCGCTCAATCACAGCTCCAGCGGCCTCCTGATCTCGATCTTCTTCCTGCTGGCGCTGGCGTTTGGCGCGATGATGGCCTTGCCCATCGGTGGCGCGGATATGCCGGTCGTTATCTCGCTGTTCAACGCCTTCACCGGCTTGGCGGTGGCGCTGGAAGGCTTTGTGCTGGGCAACTCGGCGATGATCATTGCCGGCATCATCGTCGGTTCGTCGGGTACCTTGCTGACCCTGATGATGGCCAAGGCCATGAATCGCTCGGTAGCCAACGTGCTGTTCAGCAACTGGGCGGCGCTGGCCAGTGGCGAGGCGCAGGCGGTGACCGGCAGCCTCAAGGCGATGGAGCCGCCGGATGCGGCGATTCAGATGGCCTACGCCGCCAAGGTTATTATCGTGCCCGGTTACGGCATGGCGGTGGCTCAGGCGCAGCACAAGATCTGGGAAATGTGCAAGCTGCTCATGGAACGCGATGTCGTCGTCAAGTTCGCCATTCACCCGGTCGCGGGCCGGATGCCTGGTCACATGAATGTGCTGCTGGCGGAAGCCGGTGTTCCCTACGATCTGATCTTCGACATGGACGAGATCAACGAAGAGTTCTCCACCGCTGACGTGGCGTTGGTCATCGGCGCCAACGACGTGGTGAATCCAGCGGCGCGCACCGACAAAGCCAGCCCGATCTACGGGATGCCGATCCTGAATGTGGATCACGCCAAAAACGTGCAGGTGATCAAGCGCGGCAAGGGTGTGGGCTTCGCGGGCATCGAGAACGCGCTGTTCTTCGCCGACAACACCCGGATGGTGTACGGCGATGCGCAGAAAGTGACGGCGGGACTGATCCAGGGTATCAAGGATCTCGGCTAG
- the queF gene encoding preQ(1) synthase, whose protein sequence is MSDTENLTLLGQSKTEYPQSYSPNVLERFHNRYPQQDYVVELDCPEFTCLCPLTGQPDFAHIGIRYSPREFLVESKSLKLYLFSFRNKGEFSEDSVNCIARDLFQFLQPKWLEVWGEFWPRGGIAIKPSVRLADAES, encoded by the coding sequence ATGTCCGATACCGAAAACCTGACGCTGCTGGGTCAGTCCAAGACCGAGTACCCACAAAGCTATAGCCCGAACGTGTTGGAGCGGTTCCACAACCGCTATCCCCAGCAGGATTACGTGGTGGAGCTGGACTGCCCCGAGTTTACCTGCCTGTGCCCGCTGACCGGGCAACCCGATTTCGCCCACATCGGCATCCGCTACAGCCCCCGCGAGTTTCTGGTGGAGTCGAAATCGCTGAAGCTGTACCTGTTCAGTTTTCGCAACAAGGGCGAGTTCAGCGAGGATAGCGTCAACTGCATCGCTCGGGATCTGTTCCAGTTCCTGCAACCGAAATGGCTGGAGGTGTGGGGAGAGTTCTGGCCTCGGGGCGGCATCGCGATCAAACCCAGCGTGCGCTTGGCCGATGCGGAGTCCTGA
- a CDS encoding DUF302 domain-containing protein, translating to MKTLRLVCVALLLAMSLSAWSADGLIALKSPLSPKETMDRLENLLQKKGMTIFARVDHAAGAKKIGKTLRPTELLIFGNPQGGTPFMECAQTVGIDLPLKALVWEDASGQVWLGYNDPAFLATRHGVAQCPVVAKLQKALAGFARETVGD from the coding sequence ATGAAAACCCTGCGCTTGGTCTGCGTGGCGCTGCTGCTTGCAATGTCGCTCTCCGCATGGAGCGCCGACGGTTTGATCGCCCTCAAGAGCCCGTTGAGCCCCAAGGAAACGATGGATCGCCTGGAAAACCTGCTCCAGAAGAAGGGCATGACGATTTTTGCCCGGGTCGATCACGCGGCGGGCGCCAAGAAGATCGGCAAGACCCTCCGCCCGACCGAGCTGCTGATCTTCGGCAATCCGCAGGGTGGTACGCCGTTCATGGAGTGCGCGCAAACGGTCGGGATCGACCTGCCGCTCAAGGCGCTGGTCTGGGAGGATGCCTCCGGTCAGGTCTGGCTCGGCTATAACGACCCGGCGTTCCTGGCGACACGCCACGGGGTGGCGCAATGCCCGGTGGTGGCGAAGCTGCAAAAGGCCCTGGCCGGTTTCGCTCGGGAAACCGTTGGCGATTGA